Genomic window (Pseudanabaena sp. BC1403):
TGTGTTTCTAAAGGCAAATCAATATTCCGATCTAATCCACATTCACCGATCGCTACAACCTGCGATAATTTCGCTAAATCCACAAGATTTGACCATGCAGATTCCCATGTTTCTAATTGGATAAACCAAGGATGCAAACCAAGACTACAGATGTTCGGCAGTTCTTCTGCTTGCAATTCTGGCGTAACATGGAGAGTTTGCAAATTGATTAGATCTGGGGATTTGCGATCGCTATGTGTATGGAAGTCAATAAATAAGTACTTATACAAAATAAATTACCCAAACCTGTAAAGTTGCGCCCCGCAGGGGCGCAACTTTACAGGTTTATAATTAAAACTCATCATCTGGATCGATACCCAAAGCACGTAAACGCTCTGCAAGGCGATCAGCACGTTTACGTTCCTGTTCAGCGCGTTGCTGCTCCTGCCAAACGTGAATCTTAGATTGCTGCAATAGTTGATCTAACTCTACAGGGGATAGAAATTTTTGCCCGTCGGGACGAAATAATACTAATTCTTGTCCTGCTACCCAATCAAAACGGATTCCTAACAGTGGACTCACCCAGTTGCTCATTAAGAGAATTGGAGTTAGGTGATCGCCTTGTCTCTGCCAGCCTGCTAGGGTTAAATCATCAGGATCGTAAATATAATATTCCTGAATGCCATAGGTTTCATAAAATGTAAACTTCTCATCTAGAGCATCAATACCGCGACTATCTTTATTGCTTGGTGACAAAATCTCAAAAGCAACCTGTGGAGAGATATTATCCTCTAGCCATTGCTTGTAAGAGCCTCGCCTACCTTTAGGTCTGCCAAATGCAACCATCACATCTGGAGCCATACGTCTTAGGGTATAGCGCACAGGATACCAAGCCAAGTCTCCTCCCACAAATACATGGGGATCGTTAGCATACATAATTTCTAGATTTTCTTTGATGATAACAATCCAGCGAAACTGCTCGGTATTGTCAGACATAGGATTACCGTCACTATCTGGATAGTCGATCTCTGGGGCGATCGCTTCATGAGTTAATGGTTGCAGAGTCATGGATTTGCCCTCGCATAGACCTGTGCGTGATTAATATATTCTATAGGCAAACCTAAAAGAGAGTTGCGGCGCAACTCTCTTTTAGGTTTGCCTACTGCTATTCAGCAGTCTTTGCTTCTAGTTCCGCAATTCTCTTTTCTAGTTTGCGAACTGTGTGTAATAAATCTGGAAGTTGACGCTCCGAAATAACGATGCGCTTCCAGTCTTTTTCAGGAACGACTGGATATCCCATCATCGTGACACCTGCGGGAACATCGCTAGGAATACCCGACTTTGCACCAATGATTGCGCCATCACCGATGTGGATGTGATTAGCAGCACCAACCTGACCTGCCATGACTACATGATGTCCGAGGGTGACACCGCCTGCTAAGCCCACCTGTGAAGCGAGAACCGAGTGTGCTCCAACTTCGACTCCATGACCGATTTGGACAAAGTTATCCAGTTTTGCGCCCTTATGAATAATCGTCACGCCAACAGCAGGACGGTCAACGGCGCAGGAGCAGCCTAGTTCGACATTATCTTCAATGATCACATGTCCGATTTGAGGGACTTTGTACCATGTGCCATTGGGGGAAATCTCGAAGCCAAAGCCGTCGCCGCCTAAAACTGTGCTGGGATGGAACAGACAATTTGCGCCGATTTGAGTGCGATCGCTAATTACACAATTGGCATGAATGGTCGTATTTGCGCCAATCTCGACATCGTTGTAAATGGTGACATGGGGATAAATCGTGACATTATCGCCAATTTTGACGCGATCGCTAATGACGACATAGGGTGCGATCGCAACGTTATTTCCCAATTGCACATCTTCACCCAAAATTGCGGTGGGATGAATACCGACAGGCGGAGTGGGCGGTTGATAAAACTTTTCGAGAACCTTGGCAAATAGGATGCGGGGATGGGCGGTACGAATACAAGGCAGGGTTGACGGAGTTTTGAGATCGAGGATGACAGCGCTAGCTTGGGTATCCTTGAGATGGGCGACAAATTTCGATGAAGACACAAAGGTTATCTCTCCAGATTGCGCCTTATCGATCGCGGCGACACCCGTAATTATGGGATCAGTACCATCGGATTCAAATCGACAATCGGGCAGTGAGGCGACAAACTCGGCTGCGAGTTCGGAGAGTTTGAAAGAAATTGTTTGTGTCATGGATCTGATGTCATATCAAGAATACGCGATTACCATAATACTTAATTGTGCCAAAACACGCGGCTTAGCAATGAACCAAACTTGATAGCGATCGCCTCAAATATCCAACTTCACCCCACAAGAGATCGCCTCCAACAAACAACATCAAACAGCGATCTCCACTAATCTCTGACTATTCATAATGTGACAATACAGAAACAACTCTAATGTTTTTAGCTTCATCATTGACTGAATAAACCAGACGATGTTTGATATTGATTCTTCTTGAAAAATATCCTTTTAAGTTGCCTGAAAGTTTTTCATAGGGAGGTTCATAAGGATTTTGTTTGAGAATTTCTAGTAAAGACTTGAGGCTAGAGTCCAAATTAGCAGACTTTAACTTTTTTGCATCCTTAACCACATTCCGACTAAATTCAATCTTCCAATCCATTCAAAGCTCCTAGGAATTCATCTTCAGAAACCCAATCATCCGCCTGTTCTACGGCTCTTATTGACTCAACTAGATTAGGGATAGATTGTAAATAGAGGGTTTCTTGTATGCTTTCCCAATCAGATTTAGATAGCAATACTGCGTCACCTTGCCGACTTGTAATAAATCTTGGTAAATGATCTTTGTTAACCTGCTCAACCAAGCTGAACAAGTTGGCTCTCGCTTCACTTGCATTAAGAATTTTCATTAATAAATCCAAACTCGTACAATTTATCGTACCACTTTTTTTTGTTAAAGCGATCGCCTAAAACATCCATACTTTTAAGAACAAGTGATCGCAAATATGCCAAATAAGGTATATTAAATATAACTCAACAAATCAAATGGCAAACAAATGAGCCAGAATCAAATTTCTGAAGTTATTCAAGGTAGTGCGAATGTGTTTGAGGATTTGGGATTTGCACCTGAAGAAGCTCTCAATCTCAAAATTCGTGCTGACTTGATGTTGAATATTAAGCGGTTTATTCAGTCTCAAGGATGGACTCAAAAGCAAGCTGCTTTGTTTTTTGGTGAAACTCAACCTCGGATTAGCGATTTGATTAATGGTGATATTGAGAGGTTCAGTATTGATAAGTTGGTGATGATGTTGGTGCGTGCGGGTATGGATGTGAGATTTGAGGTAAATATGAAAGCGGCTTAGTATTTTTGTATTCAAGCAAATCAAGCTGATTACTCTAAACTCTGCCAACAAAAATATTGTAAGAAAATCTAAATCAAGGCGATAATAAATATAATGTAATTCTTTAATATTGAAGTATCTAAACCTATGACTGAATTACTTGAACGTGTGATTGAGCAATTAAAAATACTTCCTGCTGATGAGCAAGATGCGATCGCTACTCGTTTTCTTGCAGAAATAGAGGACGAAAAATCTTGGAAGACTCGTTTTTCTAGGACAACGGATGATCAATGGGATAATTTGGCTGCTATGGCACGTCAGGAAATCACTTCTAGCGATATAAATTAAGAAATTTTTTCGTGATTTTCTTCCATCACAGATAGCAAGAAATCACGCAATTTATCACGTCCTAAACCTCGATAAACATTCACTTCACAGCAAATATTTTGGGGTTGCTCGGCTTTGGCAAAGCGGACAATTCCTTTAGATGGTTCGTCAGCATAGATTAATGGAAGTTCTGCTTTTCTGAGAATTGCCGCTTTTTTGCGATCTGCTTCTTGGCGATCGGGTAAGTCATGATAAGGGCTTTGGCGTTCTATCGCGATTACTGGTAAAGAAAACATAGCTTCGTGGCGACAAATCAAAATATCGAGAGAACTACAACTCTTGATAAACCTCTGTAATTCATAATGTAGGCTTGCTTCAAGTCCATTTTTCTGAACTATCCGCGCAA
Coding sequences:
- the lpxD gene encoding UDP-3-O-(3-hydroxymyristoyl)glucosamine N-acyltransferase is translated as MTQTISFKLSELAAEFVASLPDCRFESDGTDPIITGVAAIDKAQSGEITFVSSSKFVAHLKDTQASAVILDLKTPSTLPCIRTAHPRILFAKVLEKFYQPPTPPVGIHPTAILGEDVQLGNNVAIAPYVVISDRVKIGDNVTIYPHVTIYNDVEIGANTTIHANCVISDRTQIGANCLFHPSTVLGGDGFGFEISPNGTWYKVPQIGHVIIEDNVELGCSCAVDRPAVGVTIIHKGAKLDNFVQIGHGVEVGAHSVLASQVGLAGGVTLGHHVVMAGQVGAANHIHIGDGAIIGAKSGIPSDVPAGVTMMGYPVVPEKDWKRIVISERQLPDLLHTVRKLEKRIAELEAKTAE
- a CDS encoding Txe/YoeB family addiction module toxin, translated to MDWKIEFSRNVVKDAKKLKSANLDSSLKSLLEILKQNPYEPPYEKLSGNLKGYFSRRINIKHRLVYSVNDEAKNIRVVSVLSHYE
- a CDS encoding DUF2726 domain-containing protein — translated: MSQVQEGKSFLHQGQICLMELIEGVLQDKTQYRLFPEVSLARIVQKNGLEASLHYELQRFIKSCSSLDILICRHEAMFSLPVIAIERQSPYHDLPDRQEADRKKAAILRKAELPLIYADEPSKGIVRFAKAEQPQNICCEVNVYRGLGRDKLRDFLLSVMEENHEKIS
- a CDS encoding type II toxin-antitoxin system Phd/YefM family antitoxin, which encodes MKILNASEARANLFSLVEQVNKDHLPRFITSRQGDAVLLSKSDWESIQETLYLQSIPNLVESIRAVEQADDWVSEDEFLGALNGLED
- a CDS encoding helix-turn-helix domain-containing protein, which produces MSQNQISEVIQGSANVFEDLGFAPEEALNLKIRADLMLNIKRFIQSQGWTQKQAALFFGETQPRISDLINGDIERFSIDKLVMMLVRAGMDVRFEVNMKAA
- a CDS encoding Uma2 family endonuclease, whose product is MTLQPLTHEAIAPEIDYPDSDGNPMSDNTEQFRWIVIIKENLEIMYANDPHVFVGGDLAWYPVRYTLRRMAPDVMVAFGRPKGRRGSYKQWLEDNISPQVAFEILSPSNKDSRGIDALDEKFTFYETYGIQEYYIYDPDDLTLAGWQRQGDHLTPILLMSNWVSPLLGIRFDWVAGQELVLFRPDGQKFLSPVELDQLLQQSKIHVWQEQQRAEQERKRADRLAERLRALGIDPDDEF